A genomic window from Triticum urartu cultivar G1812 chromosome 7, Tu2.1, whole genome shotgun sequence includes:
- the LOC125522080 gene encoding uncharacterized protein LOC125522080 — MMLDKGSLDLVLVPCGLLIMFGYHLILLYRILRHPAATVIGYENHNKLAWVRRMAQAAPEETGLALSVISSSIAASTNLASLSIALGSLIGAWVSSTSKVFMTELVYGDNSQATAAVKYISLLVCFLVSFTCFIHSARYYVQASFLVTTLDSDVPASYMQHAVIRGGNFWSMGLRALYFATTLLMWIFGPIPMFVCSVFMVVILHMLDSNSLPLHQYQFTVRKRPDQGALASILATSQPSPRNAIINNPILSPVTFFS, encoded by the exons ATGATGCTCGACAAGGGCTCCCTGGACCTGGTGCTGGTGCCGTGCGGCCTGCTCATCATGTTCGGCTACCACCTCATCCTCCTCTACCGGATCCTCCGGCATCCGGCCGCCACCGTCATCGGCTACGAGAATCACAACAAGCTGGCGTGGGTTCGCCGCATGGCCCAG GCGGCTCCGGAGGAGACCGGGCTGGCGCTGAGCGTGATCTCCAGCAGTATCGCAGCGTCCACGAACCTGGCCTCGCTGTCCATCGCGCTGGGCTCGCTCATCGGCGCCTGGGTCAGCAGCACAAGCAAGGTGTTCATGACGGAGCTCGTCTACGGCGACAACAGCCAGGCGACGGCGGCGGTCAAGTACATCTCCCTCCTCGTCTGCTTTCTGGTGTCCTTCACTTGCTTCATCCACTCCGCAAG GTACTACGTCCAAGCCAGCTTCCTGGTGACCACGCTGGACTCGGACGTCCCGGCGAGCTACATGCAGCATGCGGTGATCCGGGGCGGCAACTTCTGGTCCATGGGGCTCCGAGCACTCTACTTCGCAACGACGCTGCTGATGTGGATATTCGGGCCGATACCGATGTTCGTCTGCTCAGTGTTCATGGTGGTCATCCTACACATGCTGGACAGCAACTCCCTGCCACTGCACCAGTACCAGTTTACAGTCAGGAAACGGCCTGATCAGGGGGCTCTGGCTTCTATTCTAGCTACAAGCCAACCAAGTCCTCGAAATGCGATTATCAACAACCCGATATTATCGCCTGTAACATTCTTCAGTTGA